The following coding sequences lie in one Pirellulales bacterium genomic window:
- a CDS encoding prepilin-type N-terminal cleavage/methylation domain-containing protein, translated as MTGRPRHRSGFSLLELLIVVTLLSIIAAVALPSAAPSITVQLSSAAEVVAGDLAYGRSLAVLNNDTYQFLFDLVDNQYTLEYSGSNPALTTLPPNPFHASQDSASQFVVRLGQLPHVGVPVSLYDVQELNPSPVEAASVQFGPLGSTTQTPSTVIWLVAGTGSTARYLSVTINPATGLTTIGSIQASAPTVGTTSGS; from the coding sequence ATGACCGGCCGACCACGACATCGCAGTGGATTCTCGCTGCTCGAACTTCTAATCGTGGTCACGCTGCTGAGCATTATCGCGGCAGTTGCACTGCCAAGCGCCGCACCGTCGATCACGGTGCAACTCTCCTCGGCGGCCGAGGTGGTCGCCGGCGATTTGGCCTACGGTCGCAGCCTGGCGGTGCTCAACAACGATACCTACCAATTTCTCTTCGATCTTGTCGACAACCAATACACTCTCGAATACAGCGGCAGCAACCCGGCGCTAACGACACTGCCGCCGAATCCGTTTCACGCGTCACAAGATTCCGCGAGCCAATTCGTCGTGCGATTGGGACAATTGCCGCACGTCGGCGTGCCGGTGTCGCTCTACGACGTGCAGGAATTGAATCCTTCGCCGGTCGAAGCCGCGAGCGTGCAATTCGGACCGCTAGGCTCGACGACGCAAACGCCATCGACGGTTATCTGGCTCGTTGCCGGAACTGGTTCGACCGCGCGCTATCTGTCGGTGACGATCAATCCCGCCACGGGATTGACCACGATCGGCTCGATCCAAGCATCGGCGCCGACGGTCGGCACGACCAGCGGTTCTTAA